The following DNA comes from Synergistota bacterium.
ATCCGCACCGACATCGGCAGCCTTAGTATATATTCCTCCACCGACACGAGCAAAGAGAGCTATGGAGCTTGCTCCAAAACCAAATCCATTTATTACGTTTGGATCTCCAAATATCGAATACAAAACGGCAACTCCCAGAATACCAAGCCCCACAACAGACATGCCCATAACCGTTCCACCCAGAAAGGCCACCCTTAAAGCTGGAGCAACTCCTTGCCTCGCCGCATGAGCGGTCTTACCATTGGTTCTGGTGGCTATATTCATACCAACAAATCCCGCCATAGCCGAACAAAACGCACCTGAAACGAAAGCTATCGCAGTATTCACGCTCACTTTCCACGACAAAACGGCAGCAACAATTATGACAAATGGAATCAGAACCTTATACTCTCTAAAGAGAAAAGTCATAGCTCCACCATGAATGATCTCCGAAATCTCCCGAACCTTCTCTGGTCCTGGGTCCGCACTTCCAACCCTTTTAGCCGCGTAGGTCGCGAAAGCGAGCGCTAAAAGGCCAACAACGATTGAGAATACCAGGACACCCATGTTTCCAAAGCACCTCCTCTTAAATGTTATACCATGCTTCGCTTCTCCAAGGATGAGGCAGGAGAAGTTCATTAAAAAGCTGTAAGGCATATCTATCGGTCATTCCAGCTATGTAATCTATAACTACCCTTCTAAGCTCCTCAGAGCCTATTCTCCTCTTAAAGCTCTCTGGCAAGGTATTGGGATGCTTCACAAAAAAGTTATATAATCCCTTGAGCATATATCGTACTCTTGGTCTTTCTTTTCGGGCTATTTCTCCCATGTAAACCCTATCATAAAGAAAGCGTCTAAGCTCCTCCATAGCTTCAAGCATGTCTTTGCTCAAGGATATCTCAGGTTTTTCAAAGCTCTGCTCAACGCAATCCTTAACCATTTTATCTATTCTATCTCCATGAGTTTTCCCGAGAAAATCGATCGCGTCCTTCGGAAGCTCCACATTAGAGATTAGCCCCGCCCTTATAGCATCATCAAGGTCATGATTTAAATATGCTATACAGTCTGAAATTCTAACTACCATTCCCTCAAGCGTCAAGGGCGGATCGGACGAAAATCCTTTCCTGAAGTCAACTTGCCCCTTGGAATGCTTCAAAATACCATCCCTTACCTCAACAGTCAAATTCAAGCCCTGTCCATCTCTTTCAAGTTTATCAACCACCCTAAGGCTTTGTTCAGCATGTCTGAAGCCCTCTAATCCCTCGTCTCTTGATATCTCATCGAGAGCTTCTTCTCCCATATGCCCAAAAGGTGTATGACCTAAATCATGCCCAAGCGCTATAGCCTCCGTTAAATCCTCATTTAGTCTGAGCGCCCGCGAAATGGTTCTTGCGATTTGAGCAACTTCCAAGGTATGAGTCAATCTCGTTCTATAGTGGTCTCCCTGAGGAGAAAGAAGCACTTGCGTCTTATACTTTAACCTTCTGAAGGACTTTGAGTGAACAATTCTATCTCTGTCTCTCTGGAAAGGTGTACGAAGATCACACTCTTTTTCGGGGCATAGCCTGCCCCTCGTTCTACTCGAGGGGCAGGCATATCTCGATAGGATCCTCTCTTCTATCCTCTGGGTTATCTCCCTTATTATCATTCCTGCTTTACTTTAGCTTGAGCTGCAGAGAGACGCGCAACCGGAACCCTGTAGGGAGAACAGCTGACATAATCTAAACCTATCTCATGACAGAACTCTATAGAGGAAGGTTCTCCTCCGTGCTCCCCACATATCCCAAGCTTTATATTAGGCCTCGCTTTCTTGCCTTTCTCTACAGCTATTCTCATGAGAGCACCTACGCCATTCCTATCCAGAACCTCGAAAGGATTATGCGTGAGAATCTTCTTGCTCAGATATTCGGGAAGAAACTTAGCTTCTATGTCATCCCTTGAGAAGCCAAAGGTTGTTTGAGTTAAGTCATTAGTCCCAAAGGAGAAAAACTCAGCGTGTTTTGCTATTTCATCAGCAGTTATAGCCGCTCTGGGCAACTCTATCATCGTTCCAACGCGATATTCAACTTTAACACCAGCCTCAGAAAAAACCTCTTCAGCAACCTTAATAACCATCTCCCTTAAAATTTCCATCTCCTTCCAGTGGCTCACTATAGGAAGCATAACATCAGGGATCACCTTATATCCTTCCTTAGTCAGTCTCGCTGCAGCTCTAAATATTGCCCTAACCTGCATTTCGTAAATCTCAGGGTAAACAATTCCCAAGCGGCACCCTCTAAAGCCAAGCATAGGATTCGCTTCCTGAAGAAGCCTTACCCTCCGTAAAAGCTCTCGCTTTTCCTCAATAGCTTTCTTATTTGCCTCAGGGTTCCTATTAAGCTCTATAAGCTCCTCGAGTATTTCTCTCTCTTTGGGGAGAAATTCATGGAGAGGAGGATCAAGAAGTCTTATGGTAACGGGATATCCCTCCATAGCCTTGAGTATCCCATAGAAGTCTTCCTCCTGCATGGGCAGTAATTCCTTGAGAGCTTCTTCCCTTTCTTCCTTGGAAACCGCCATTATCATCCTTCTAACCACTGGAAGCCTGTCTTCTGCCATGAACATATGTTCGGTACGACATAAGCCTATTCCTTTCGCCCCGAACTCTCTCGCTCTACGCGCATCCTCAGGGGTATCTGCATTAGCCCATACCTCAAGACGCGCTATCTCATCCGCCCATGAGAGAAGCTCTCTAAACTCACCGCTTAAGGAAGGCTCTATCATAGGAACTTCCCCAAGTATGACGATTCCCCTACCCCCATCTATAGTTATAACATCTCCCTTTTTGACTACGATATCTCCAACGGTAAATAACTCCTTCTCAAGATCTATGCTTATATCCTCACAACCCGCAACGCACGGTTTCCCCATTCCTCTGGCAACAACGGCAGCGTGACTCGTCATGCCTCCCCTGCTCGTTAAAACCCCCTCCGCAGCAAAAAGCCCATGTATATCGTCAGGGGTGGTTTCAGGTCTCACAAGTATCACTTTTTCCCCTTTGCTCCCAAGCTCGCTCGCTTCATCAGGATCAAAAACAACTTTACCGCAAGCCGCACCGGGAGACGCAGGAAGCCCCTTCGCTATGACCTCGTACTTAGCTTCAGGATCTATCTGCCTGTGCAACAGCGTTTCAACCTGCTTCGGCGAGATCCTCATAACAGCAGTTTCCTTATCAATTATTCCTTCCTTAACCATATCAACCGCGATCTTTACCGCAGCTTGAGCGGTTCTCTTAGCAGTTCTCGTTTGAAGGAGGTAAAGCTTACCCTTCTCAACAGTGAATTCTATATCCTGAACGTCCCTATAGTGCCTCTCAAGTCGCTCACAAACGCTCTTAAGCTCCTCGTAAACATTAGGAAGAACCTCCGCCATCTTATCTATAGGTAGAGGTGTTCTTATACCCGCAACGACATCCTCTCCCTGCGCATTTATAAGAAACTCCCCGTATATCTTCTTCTCGCCTGTTGAGGGATTTCTTGTAAACGCGACACCGGTCCCAGAATCATCTCCCATGTTGCCAAAAACCATGGTTTGAACATTTACCGCGGTTCCCATCTCATCGGAAATGCCATGAATCTTTCTGTAGACCTTGGCTCTCTCGTTATTCCAAGATTCAAAAACCGCAGCTATAGCCATAAACAGCTGTTCCCACACATCTTGAGGAAAGTCTCTACCTTTCTCTTTCCTTATAAGCACCTTATAATCTTCTATAACAGCTTTCCACGTATCGGCATCGACCTCATTATCGTACTTAAACCCCTTCTTCCTCTTCCATCTATCTATGATCTCCTCAAATCTATCGTGAGGGATTCCCATCACTACATTTCCAAACATCTGGATAAGCCTGCGATAGCTATCATAGGCGAATCTCTCGTCATTCGTTTGCAAAGCAAGCCCCTTAACCGTTTCATCATTTAAGCCGAGGTTCAGGATGGTATCCATCATCCCAGGCATAGATATAGGAGCACCTGATCTGACCGAGACTAAAAGAGGATTCCGGGAGTCTCCAAATTTTCTTAAGGTCTTTTCTTCCAGTATCTTCATCTTATCTTCTACATCCGCTTTTATTTCATCTATTATCTTTCTTCCTCTCCTCAGATACTCTCTGCAAACAACGGTAGTTATGGTAAAGCCCGGTGGAACAGGCAAGCCTGCTCTCGTCATCTCAGCAAGCCCAGCGCCTTTACCTCCAAGCAGTTCCCTCATTTGAGCACTGCCTTCCTCAAACAGATATATCAGCTTTTCTCTCATCAAGCAGTCCCCTCCTTTCGAGGTAAGATATTACCTCTTGGGCAGTTTCCTCTATAGCCTTGCTCGTCACATCTATTATGGGAACGCCAAGCTGTTTCATAACCTCCTCAGCATACTGTAGCTCTTCCATAACTCTCTCAAGCTTAACATAATTAACCTCGCTTCCAAGCCCCATAAGTTTAAGCCTTTCTTGCCTGACCTGTACGAGCTTTCCCGGTTCAACCGTTAAGCCTACTATTCTTCCTCTATCCATCTCGAAAAGCCCCTTGGGAGGGTCAACTTCGGGCACAAGCGGTACATTGGCCGCAAATATACCCCTATATGCGAGATACATAGAAACGGGCGTCTTCGATACCCTTGAGACTCCTATTAAAACAACATCTGCCTTCTTCAACCCTGGAAGATATTTACCATCGTCACACTTAACTGCAAATTCTATAGCTCTTATTCTTCTAAAGTAAGCCTCGTCCATCCTTCTAAGCAAACCAGGTTTCTCAGTGGGTTTTCTACCTGATGTCCTTTCCAGAGCCGATATTATGGGACCAAGAATATCAACGCTTAACAATCCTTTCTCATTCGATCTTTTCCTCATATACTCTCTAAGCTTCGAAGATGCAAAGGTATAAATTATTAACGGCGCTCCCTCCTTGACTGCCGTATCAAGAACTTCATCAACGTGCTCTTCCTTAACTATGTGAGGGAATCTCTCAATTTCATAGTTAAGGCCATGAAATTGAGAGAGAGCAGCTTTGCAAACGAGATCAGCAGTCTCACCAGTAGAGTCCGAAACGACAAAAATCCTCATGGCTCTATCAACCCGCCAGCAGGGAAATAGTTCCTATTCTCTCAACATGGTCTCTTATCATTTTAAGAAGCCTAAGTCTATTTAGCTTAAGATCTTCCTCAGGAGCCATAACAAGCACGTTATCAAAGAAAGAGTTTATAGCATCTGTCAGAACGAAAAGCGCTCTCATAAAGCTCTCATATTCCCCTTTAAGAAAAAGAAGCTCTGTTTCTTCCCTCAAATCAGAGAAAGAACGATATAGCTTCCACTCCGCCTCCTCCTTAAGAAGCTCTTCCCTGATCTCCCCCTCAATTTCTATTCCCTTAAGTATATTTACAACCCTAACGAATGCAGAAGCAAAGCTCCTAAAGTCCTCATCCCCAAGAAGCTTCTCTAAAACGGTAGCTCTCCTGAGCAGATCAAGAGGTCTCGACCAGTCGGGAGCCATAACCGCCTCAACAACCTTATGAGAAAATTTTCTCTCACGAAGCTGATTTCTCAACCGCGCTTTAAAGAACTCTATTACCTCGCTTCTAACAGAAGCAGGTGCCTTAAGCAGTTCTGTGCTCCTTGAAATAATCTCCTCAAGAGATAGATTAAGCTCCCTTTCCCATATTATCTCGTTTACGGCACGAGCTTGCCTCCGCAGAGCATACGGATCTTGCGATCCACTCGGAGATAAACCAGCCATGAAGCAGGAAACTATGTTATCAATCTTATCTGCAATTCCAACTATTATCCCCGTCCATGTCCTTGGGAGCTCGTCACCGGAGAAGCGAGGGAGATAGTGTTCGTATATGCCAAGAGCTACCTCCTCGCTCTCGCCGGATCTAAGGGCATATTCTCTTCCCATCACGCCCTGAAGCTCCGGAAACTCACTGACCATATCAGTTACGAGATCCGCCTTAGCAAGATAAGCGGTTCTTGAAACCAGCTCTGATGATATTGGAGAGCCAAGCTTGAGATTTATATCGAGAGAAAGGGCCCTTATCCTTTCCATCTTCTCATACATGGTTCCAATCTTTTCAAGAAAGATAACACCTTTAAGGAGAGGAACTCTCTCCTCAAGGGTATGTTCAAGATCCTTCTTAAAGTAGAAGTCAGCATCCTCAAACCTGGCTTCAAGAACTCTCTCATATCCCTCAACTATTTCATCCATGAGAGAAGCTCTATTATTACTTATCGCGATAAAATAGGGTAGAAGCTTTCCATCACTCTCATATACGGGAAAGTATTTTTGATTTACCTTCATGACCATGACAAGAACTTCGCCTGGGAGCTTCAGAAACTCTTTTCTAAAACTTCCTTTCACCGGCACGGGATACTCCGTTAAGAAGACATTTTCCTCGAGAAGCTCCTCGTCAAGAAGCTCCCTACCTCCAACCTCTCTCTGAAACCTTTTGACTCCTTCCTTAATTATCCTTCTCCTGTCAGCAGGATCAAATATAACAAACTGCTTCTTAAGCTCACTGAAAAATTCCTCAACGTTCCCAACCTCAATCTCTAAAGCTCCCATGAACCTATGTCCCCTTGTCTTTCTTCCACTCTTCAATCCCTCAAGGTCAAATTCAACCACCTCATCACCATAGAGAGCAAGAAGCCAACGTATAGGTCTAAGAAAGCGAATATTTCCCTTCCATCTCATCGATCTCGGAAGGGGAAGAGAAAAAATAAGATCGGGCAAGAGTTTCTTTAAGACATCAATTGTCGGTCTCCCCCGATGCCTTTTAATCGCAAAAACATACTCTCCTTGCTCCGTTTCCTTAACCACGAGCTCCTCAACGCGAACGCCCCTGCTTCTTGCAAAACCAATGGCAGCTTGTGTAGGATGCCCCTGCGCATCAAAGGCAACCCTTCTTGGAGGACCCCTGATCTCCTCAACCAGATCTTCTTGGATCTCGGAAAGTCCCTTCACGAAAAGTATCAACCTTCTCGGCGTTCCAAAAGTCTTAATTTCTTCAAACCCCAAACGCTCTTTTTTCAACGAAGATGTTGCGTTTTCCTCAAGAGCCATAAGAAGAACCGGAACACTGCTTGCGGGCAGTTCCTCAGTTCCTATCTCAAAAACCAGATCTCTGCTCATGAAAGAACGACCTCCTTAGAACTTATTAAGCAATGGGAAGCCCATCTCTTCCCTCTGCTTTATGTATGCTAAAGCACACTTCCTCGCCAGATTCCTGACTCTGGAGATGTAGTGGGTTCTCTCCGCGACGCTTATAGCTCCCCTCGCATCGAGAAGATTAAACGTATGAGAGCACTTTAAAACATAATCATAGGATGGGAGAACAAGCCCCTTATCGACGAGCCTGGCTGCTTCCCTTTCATACATTTCAAAGAGCCTCTTGAGCATGTCCACATCGGCTTCATCAAAGTTATATATGGAATACTCAACTTCGCCTCTATGGTGAACATCCCCATATGTTATGGATCCCACCCATTTAAGATCAAAAACTGACTTGACTTTCTGAACAAACATCGCTATTCTCTCGATACCATAGGTAAGCTCAACGGGAATAGGATCCAGATCAATTCCTCCCACTTGTTGAAAATAAGTAAACTGTGTTATCTCCATCCCATCAAGCCATACCTCCCATCCCAATCCCCAAGCCCCTATAGTAGGAGCCTCCCAATCATCCTCAACGAATCTTATATCATGTTCCTTAGGATCTATACCAAGTGCTTCAAGGCTTCTTAAATATAGTTCCTGGATATCATCTGGAGCAGGCTTTAATATGACCTGGTATTGATAATAATGCTGAAGCCTATTCGGATTCTCCCCATATCGTCCATCGGTGGGACGACGGGACGGCTCTACATACGCTACTCTCCAGGGCTCTGGCCCCAGCGACCTTAAGGTAGTCGCTGGATTCATCGTTCCAGCTCCAACCTCTATATCATACGGCTGTTGAATAATACAACCCTGCTCCGCCCAGAACCTCTCAAGCCTGAATATCACTTCTTGAAAATTCAAGTTCAACACCTCCTGAAACTTTTTCAAAAACTGCTCTTAGATAATTAAAAACTTCGTTCAAAGCACGAGGACTAAAATTCACCTTCTTAAAGAAGGAAAGAGGTTTTTCCTGAAAAGCTCTTATCAGAGCTATAGATTCTCCCCCAAGGTTAAAGCTTCCACTCTTTAAAGAGCAACTTTCACAAAGTGGGCCACTTGAAGAATCCTTAAGATAAGCAGCATCTTTAAGAGCTCTTCCGCAGTTGGAGCATACCTTAAACTCAGGAAGAAAACCCAGAAGATATAGAGCTTTTGCCAACGCTACAATTCTGAGAAGCTCTGGATCGCCTCCTTTTTCAAGCTCCCTAAAAAAAGAAAATGTTGTATCGAACAACTTGGCCTCGGGAACCCCATAGGGAAGAATCTCATTCAGGAAAAATAGATAGGAAAGAGCGCTTGAAAGCCTGTTTGATGAGGACCTTATCCCCAAGAAAGAATTAGCAACGCTAAACTCCTTAACATAATACTTACCTGAAGTGGAAAGGTAGAGCATCAAGGTTCCGTAATTAAGTGGCTCCATAGTTCCTCCAAACCTGTTAGGTATCCTTCTGGCACCAGGAGCTATAGCAAGTAGCTTACCCATCTCACGCGTGAAAAAGATCACCAGCTTATCGAGCTTCGCCTTCCACCTGATCATAAGAATAGATTCCAGTTTAAAGAAGCGTTTCCTGCTCACCCCTCCCACCCCAGAACGCGTAGGAAAACAAATGCAAGAGAAAAATATATAAGCAAGCCAGTTATATCGTTCATAGTGGTAATAAAAGGACCCGAAGCCAGCGCAGGGTCCACCCCAAGCTTATCAAATATCAGAGGAATGAGAGCTCCAACACCAGCAGCAACGGCTATAGCAATAATCATAGATATAGCTACGACGACACCGACCATATAATCATGATGAAGGGAAATTCCAACGCCTCCAACGACTAATCCGCTTATGGCTCCCATTATAGCGCCTACTTTTACCTCCCTTAAGAGAAGCTTCTTGAGCTTCTCAGTATTAACCTCGCCCGTCGCTATGCCCCTTATCACGATGGCAGCAGCCTGAGTGCCAGCATTTCCCCCAAGCGCCATTATCATAGGAATGAACCAAGCTAAGGAAACCACCACTTTTATAATAGCATCAAACGATCTTATAACGTTAGCAGATATAGATTCCCCCACGAGGCTCACCATAAGCCAAGGAAGTCTAAGCTTTACTATTTTCAATGACGATGTTTCAGCTCCTTCGTCAAGGCTACCAACCATTTTATATATATCCTCTGCCGCCTCTTCTTCTATAACATCTATGATGTCATCGAATGTCACTATCCCAACGAGTCTCCCCGCTCTATCCACCACCGGAACCGCAAGGAGATCATACTTGGACACCACACGCGCCACTTCCTCCTGATCCGTGTCAAGATTCACCTTTATAACGTTTGGATTCATTATCTCCGAAAGACGAAGATCTGGCGGAGAAGTCAAAAGATCCCTCAATGACAAAACTCCACTGAGCTTTCCATCTTCATCCACAACGTAGATATAATATATGGTCTCAACCTCAGAAGCCTTTTTCCTAAGCTCGTCCATAGCCTCCCTAACGGTCATATCCCTATGGAAAGCTATAAACTCAGTGGTCATTATTCCACCAGCGCTTTCCTCAGGATAGTAAAGAAGTTCCCTTACTTCCTCTGCATCTTCTCTCTCCAGAAGCTTAAAAAGCTCGTCTCCTTTTTCACCAAGATCGGCAAGTATATCCGTAACATCATCATAAGGCATCTCAGAAAGAGCACTCTTCAGCTTATCCTCGGGTAGAATATCTATAAGCTCCCTTAACAAGTCGAGCCTATCCATCTTATAAAGCTCCGCCATAACAAGAGCAAGCTGTTCCCCTTTAAGGAGCTCTATTATCTTACGACTTCTCTCCAGCCCAAGCTCCCCTATGAGGGTAGCTATATCTGCTGGATGAAGCGAATAGAGAAATCTGTCAAGCTCCTCTCTTGACGCTATATCCTCTCTATTCAGAAGATTTTCAGCCTTAGCCCTGATAGCCTGAAAATCCAAGTCTCTTAACATCTGTTTCCGATCTCCTCCAGTCTTCCCTAACCTTTACCCACAGCTCAAGGTAAACTTTCTTGCCCAAGATATGCTCTATCTCCTCTCTTGCCATTTTCCCTATCTTCTTAAGCATGCTTCCTCTTCTACCGATGATTATCTTTCTGTGAGAAATCCTCTCAACATATATGATAGCTTTTATATAAACGAGGTTCTTCCCTTCTCTTTCCTGCATATCCTCAATGACAACGGCAGTGGAATACGGTATTTCCTGGTGAAGCTCATAAAAGAGCTTCTCCCTTATAATTTCAGATACTAAGAAGCGTAAGGGCTGATCACTTATCATATCGTCTGGATAAAGTAGCTCTCCTTCCGGAAGAACCTCAAATATCTTTTCTAAAAGTACATCGAGATTAGTCCCCTTTACGGCTGATATAGGTATGACCTCCCTAAAATATACCTTGTCCTGATAGAGCTCGACCGCTCTCCAAAAGCCCTCTTTATATTCGAGCAAATCTACCTTATTAACGAGCAGGAACTTAGGCGTATCCACCTTTCTAAGAACAGATATAATTATCTCATCTTCCTGAGATAGC
Coding sequences within:
- the recO gene encoding DNA repair protein RecO, with translation MSRKRFFKLESILMIRWKAKLDKLVIFFTREMGKLLAIAPGARRIPNRFGGTMEPLNYGTLMLYLSTSGKYYVKEFSVANSFLGIRSSSNRLSSALSYLFFLNEILPYGVPEAKLFDTTFSFFRELEKGGDPELLRIVALAKALYLLGFLPEFKVCSNCGRALKDAAYLKDSSSGPLCESCSLKSGSFNLGGESIALIRAFQEKPLSFFKKVNFSPRALNEVFNYLRAVFEKVSGGVELEFSRSDIQA
- the glyQ gene encoding glycine--tRNA ligase subunit alpha; translation: MNFQEVIFRLERFWAEQGCIIQQPYDIEVGAGTMNPATTLRSLGPEPWRVAYVEPSRRPTDGRYGENPNRLQHYYQYQVILKPAPDDIQELYLRSLEALGIDPKEHDIRFVEDDWEAPTIGAWGLGWEVWLDGMEITQFTYFQQVGGIDLDPIPVELTYGIERIAMFVQKVKSVFDLKWVGSITYGDVHHRGEVEYSIYNFDEADVDMLKRLFEMYEREAARLVDKGLVLPSYDYVLKCSHTFNLLDARGAISVAERTHYISRVRNLARKCALAYIKQREEMGFPLLNKF
- the era gene encoding GTPase Era produces the protein MSGRKRVGFVALVGRPNVGKSTLMNTLLGKKVAIVSPKPQTTRTQIRGILTRPEGQIIFVDTPGIHKPKHLLGEEMVKIAVDALKEVDLILYLAEALDEELSQEDEIIISVLRKVDTPKFLLVNKVDLLEYKEGFWRAVELYQDKVYFREVIPISAVKGTNLDVLLEKIFEVLPEGELLYPDDMISDQPLRFLVSEIIREKLFYELHQEIPYSTAVVIEDMQEREGKNLVYIKAIIYVERISHRKIIIGRRGSMLKKIGKMAREEIEHILGKKVYLELWVKVREDWRRSETDVKRLGFSGYQG
- a CDS encoding glycine--tRNA ligase subunit beta; amino-acid sequence: MSRDLVFEIGTEELPASSVPVLLMALEENATSSLKKERLGFEEIKTFGTPRRLILFVKGLSEIQEDLVEEIRGPPRRVAFDAQGHPTQAAIGFARSRGVRVEELVVKETEQGEYVFAIKRHRGRPTIDVLKKLLPDLIFSLPLPRSMRWKGNIRFLRPIRWLLALYGDEVVEFDLEGLKSGRKTRGHRFMGALEIEVGNVEEFFSELKKQFVIFDPADRRRIIKEGVKRFQREVGGRELLDEELLEENVFLTEYPVPVKGSFRKEFLKLPGEVLVMVMKVNQKYFPVYESDGKLLPYFIAISNNRASLMDEIVEGYERVLEARFEDADFYFKKDLEHTLEERVPLLKGVIFLEKIGTMYEKMERIRALSLDINLKLGSPISSELVSRTAYLAKADLVTDMVSEFPELQGVMGREYALRSGESEEVALGIYEHYLPRFSGDELPRTWTGIIVGIADKIDNIVSCFMAGLSPSGSQDPYALRRQARAVNEIIWERELNLSLEEIISRSTELLKAPASVRSEVIEFFKARLRNQLRERKFSHKVVEAVMAPDWSRPLDLLRRATVLEKLLGDEDFRSFASAFVRVVNILKGIEIEGEIREELLKEEAEWKLYRSFSDLREETELLFLKGEYESFMRALFVLTDAINSFFDNVLVMAPEEDLKLNRLRLLKMIRDHVERIGTISLLAG
- a CDS encoding pyruvate, phosphate dikinase, with translation MREKLIYLFEEGSAQMRELLGGKGAGLAEMTRAGLPVPPGFTITTVVCREYLRRGRKIIDEIKADVEDKMKILEEKTLRKFGDSRNPLLVSVRSGAPISMPGMMDTILNLGLNDETVKGLALQTNDERFAYDSYRRLIQMFGNVVMGIPHDRFEEIIDRWKRKKGFKYDNEVDADTWKAVIEDYKVLIRKEKGRDFPQDVWEQLFMAIAAVFESWNNERAKVYRKIHGISDEMGTAVNVQTMVFGNMGDDSGTGVAFTRNPSTGEKKIYGEFLINAQGEDVVAGIRTPLPIDKMAEVLPNVYEELKSVCERLERHYRDVQDIEFTVEKGKLYLLQTRTAKRTAQAAVKIAVDMVKEGIIDKETAVMRISPKQVETLLHRQIDPEAKYEVIAKGLPASPGAACGKVVFDPDEASELGSKGEKVILVRPETTPDDIHGLFAAEGVLTSRGGMTSHAAVVARGMGKPCVAGCEDISIDLEKELFTVGDIVVKKGDVITIDGGRGIVILGEVPMIEPSLSGEFRELLSWADEIARLEVWANADTPEDARRAREFGAKGIGLCRTEHMFMAEDRLPVVRRMIMAVSKEEREEALKELLPMQEEDFYGILKAMEGYPVTIRLLDPPLHEFLPKEREILEELIELNRNPEANKKAIEEKRELLRRVRLLQEANPMLGFRGCRLGIVYPEIYEMQVRAIFRAAARLTKEGYKVIPDVMLPIVSHWKEMEILREMVIKVAEEVFSEAGVKVEYRVGTMIELPRAAITADEIAKHAEFFSFGTNDLTQTTFGFSRDDIEAKFLPEYLSKKILTHNPFEVLDRNGVGALMRIAVEKGKKARPNIKLGICGEHGGEPSSIEFCHEIGLDYVSCSPYRVPVARLSAAQAKVKQE
- a CDS encoding deoxyguanosinetriphosphate triphosphohydrolase — encoded protein: MIIREITQRIEERILSRYACPSSRTRGRLCPEKECDLRTPFQRDRDRIVHSKSFRRLKYKTQVLLSPQGDHYRTRLTHTLEVAQIARTISRALRLNEDLTEAIALGHDLGHTPFGHMGEEALDEISRDEGLEGFRHAEQSLRVVDKLERDGQGLNLTVEVRDGILKHSKGQVDFRKGFSSDPPLTLEGMVVRISDCIAYLNHDLDDAIRAGLISNVELPKDAIDFLGKTHGDRIDKMVKDCVEQSFEKPEISLSKDMLEAMEELRRFLYDRVYMGEIARKERPRVRYMLKGLYNFFVKHPNTLPESFKRRIGSEELRRVVIDYIAGMTDRYALQLFNELLLPHPWRSEAWYNI
- the mgtE gene encoding magnesium transporter, which codes for MLRDLDFQAIRAKAENLLNREDIASREELDRFLYSLHPADIATLIGELGLERSRKIIELLKGEQLALVMAELYKMDRLDLLRELIDILPEDKLKSALSEMPYDDVTDILADLGEKGDELFKLLEREDAEEVRELLYYPEESAGGIMTTEFIAFHRDMTVREAMDELRKKASEVETIYYIYVVDEDGKLSGVLSLRDLLTSPPDLRLSEIMNPNVIKVNLDTDQEEVARVVSKYDLLAVPVVDRAGRLVGIVTFDDIIDVIEEEAAEDIYKMVGSLDEGAETSSLKIVKLRLPWLMVSLVGESISANVIRSFDAIIKVVVSLAWFIPMIMALGGNAGTQAAAIVIRGIATGEVNTEKLKKLLLREVKVGAIMGAISGLVVGGVGISLHHDYMVGVVVAISMIIAIAVAAGVGALIPLIFDKLGVDPALASGPFITTMNDITGLLIYFSLAFVFLRVLGWEG
- a CDS encoding kinase/pyrophosphorylase produces the protein MRIFVVSDSTGETADLVCKAALSQFHGLNYEIERFPHIVKEEHVDEVLDTAVKEGAPLIIYTFASSKLREYMRKRSNEKGLLSVDILGPIISALERTSGRKPTEKPGLLRRMDEAYFRRIRAIEFAVKCDDGKYLPGLKKADVVLIGVSRVSKTPVSMYLAYRGIFAANVPLVPEVDPPKGLFEMDRGRIVGLTVEPGKLVQVRQERLKLMGLGSEVNYVKLERVMEELQYAEEVMKQLGVPIIDVTSKAIEETAQEVISYLERRGLLDERKADISV